In Fictibacillus halophilus, a single genomic region encodes these proteins:
- the purE gene encoding 5-(carboxyamino)imidazole ribonucleotide mutase: MAKVGVIMGSVSDWETMKEACDLLDELEVAYEKKVVSAHRTPDLMFQYAEEAEHRGIEVIIAGAGGAAHLPGMVAAKTILPVIGVPVQSKALNGMDSLLSIVQMPKGVPVATVAIGKAGAANAGLLAAQMVAVHDEGVKQRLKQRRATAQQLAIESSELLV, from the coding sequence ATGGCTAAAGTTGGCGTGATCATGGGAAGTGTTTCAGATTGGGAAACAATGAAAGAAGCGTGTGACCTATTAGATGAACTAGAAGTAGCTTACGAGAAGAAGGTGGTTTCGGCACACCGTACACCGGATCTCATGTTTCAATACGCAGAAGAAGCAGAGCATAGAGGAATTGAAGTGATCATTGCTGGAGCAGGCGGAGCAGCTCACTTGCCAGGTATGGTCGCAGCAAAAACGATCCTGCCTGTAATCGGTGTTCCGGTTCAATCCAAAGCGCTTAACGGCATGGATTCACTGTTATCCATCGTTCAGATGCCAAAGGGTGTTCCTGTCGCGACAGTTGCGATCGGGAAGGCTGGTGCAGCGAATGCTGGGCTCTTAGCCGCACAGATGGTAGCCGTACATGATGAAGGAGTCAAACAACGTTTAAAACAACGCCGTGCTACAGCACAACAACTGGCGATCGAAAGTAGTGAGCTTCTTGTTTAA
- a CDS encoding NETI motif-containing protein, producing the protein MEKKPSKKKFAVEVGETISDCLDRMADEGYTPVRRMEEPVFHEVKRNGRMEPEVKEQRIVFEGKLLQ; encoded by the coding sequence ATGGAGAAGAAACCTTCTAAAAAGAAGTTTGCTGTTGAAGTAGGAGAAACGATCTCGGATTGTCTGGATCGTATGGCCGATGAGGGCTATACACCGGTACGACGTATGGAAGAGCCCGTTTTCCATGAAGTGAAACGCAACGGCAGAATGGAACCAGAAGTAAAGGAACAACGAATTGTATTTGAAGGCAAACTCCTTCAATAA
- a CDS encoding DUF2179 domain-containing protein — translation MLDNAFVMVGIILLINIVYVSFFTIRMILTLKGQRYLAAFISVFEVIIYVVGLGLVLDNLNEIQNLIAYAVGYGIGVLVGMKIEEKLALGYTTVNVITTNLEGGLPNELRNKGYGVTNWLAEGREGQRLMMEILTSRKSEMNLYNTVKDLDPKAFIISHEPKAFHGGFWVKGIRR, via the coding sequence ATGTTAGATAATGCGTTCGTCATGGTTGGGATCATTTTATTGATCAATATTGTATATGTATCGTTTTTTACGATCAGGATGATCCTGACGTTGAAAGGACAAAGGTACTTGGCTGCCTTTATTAGTGTGTTCGAGGTTATTATCTATGTGGTCGGCCTCGGGCTTGTTCTTGATAACTTAAATGAGATTCAAAACTTAATTGCATATGCGGTTGGTTATGGAATTGGTGTTTTAGTAGGAATGAAGATTGAAGAAAAGCTTGCACTTGGATATACTACTGTTAACGTAATTACGACAAATCTCGAAGGCGGTTTGCCGAACGAGCTTCGCAACAAAGGCTATGGTGTTACAAACTGGCTTGCAGAAGGTCGTGAAGGACAGCGTTTGATGATGGAAATCTTAACATCACGTAAATCAGAAATGAACCTATATAATACGGTAAAGGATTTAGATCCGAAGGCGTTTATTATTTCACATGAACCAAAAGCGTTTCATGGTGGATTTTGGGTTAAGGGTATCAGGAGGTAA